The Sphingomonas psychrotolerans genome includes a region encoding these proteins:
- the traL gene encoding type IV conjugative transfer system protein TraL — MAADKYVIPSHLDDPELIGLWTLDEFLAMVIPFVWGILSQHILLGMLLAGGGWWGLKKAKAGRAASWLLHMAYWHLPAGFTGMKATPPSYLRLMAG, encoded by the coding sequence ATGGCCGCAGACAAGTACGTCATACCGTCTCATCTAGACGATCCCGAGCTAATCGGGCTGTGGACGCTAGATGAATTCCTGGCGATGGTGATCCCATTTGTCTGGGGAATCCTGTCTCAGCATATCCTTCTCGGCATGTTGCTCGCGGGCGGCGGTTGGTGGGGATTGAAGAAGGCTAAGGCAGGTCGGGCGGCTTCCTGGCTGCTTCACATGGCTTATTGGCATCTTCCGGCCGGGTTCACCGGCATGAAGGCCACACCACCCTCCTATCTTCGACTGATGGCAGGGTAA
- a CDS encoding transglycosylase SLT domain-containing protein has protein sequence MRSIVLECAALSLAVTCSGPAEARRPQSARTVQLIVMDSTRLPTRTPADGSLATEGDSPETSHNPIAPEPTPEAFRTHDLSRRWVEFEMANSFASSTTPPPRAAADQDPFARVGTADIGPSQQPNYILPPPPINIPRWMQGGLAFTAAATRFVPGCAAGGYRPSGFLGLEAEGRRFGYYGMMSAIACEYGIPVGLFDALIIRESRYKADVISAKNAFGLTQLMPDTAVGLGVDRYDVEQNLRGGARYLRQQLDKFGQVHLALAAYNAGPGRVRNGMLPRIAETQSYVDNVLLNWRRLAGLSRVATIQTASAPGAPALPQTFGRTATVSSY, from the coding sequence ATGCGCTCGATTGTGCTCGAATGTGCGGCGCTCTCATTGGCGGTTACCTGCTCCGGACCAGCTGAGGCACGCCGGCCGCAGTCGGCCAGGACGGTCCAGCTCATCGTCATGGATTCGACCAGATTGCCGACGCGTACGCCGGCAGACGGCAGCTTGGCGACCGAAGGTGACAGTCCTGAAACCTCGCACAACCCCATTGCGCCGGAGCCCACTCCCGAGGCCTTCCGGACCCACGACCTTAGTCGTCGCTGGGTCGAGTTCGAGATGGCCAACAGCTTCGCGTCTTCTACAACGCCGCCGCCGAGGGCCGCCGCCGACCAGGACCCGTTCGCCCGCGTCGGCACCGCCGATATCGGACCTTCCCAACAGCCGAATTACATACTGCCGCCGCCGCCGATCAACATCCCCCGCTGGATGCAGGGAGGACTCGCCTTCACTGCCGCGGCAACCAGATTCGTCCCGGGCTGTGCGGCGGGCGGCTATCGGCCCTCCGGGTTTCTCGGCCTAGAGGCCGAGGGTCGGCGGTTCGGTTATTACGGAATGATGAGCGCGATCGCCTGTGAGTATGGCATTCCAGTCGGCCTTTTCGACGCGCTGATCATTCGGGAAAGCCGATACAAAGCGGACGTTATCTCGGCAAAGAACGCGTTCGGGCTTACGCAGTTGATGCCCGATACCGCGGTCGGGCTTGGGGTCGATCGCTACGATGTCGAGCAGAACCTGCGTGGCGGCGCTCGCTATCTCCGCCAGCAGTTGGACAAGTTCGGCCAGGTTCACCTAGCGCTGGCGGCATACAATGCCGGTCCCGGCCGCGTGCGGAATGGCATGTTGCCGCGGATCGCCGAAACCCAATCCTACGTCGACAACGTGCTTTTGAACTGGCGCAGACTGGCCGGACTATCGAGGGTCGCGACGATCCAAACAGCCTCCGCCCCGGGGGCCCCGGCGCTGCCACAGACCTTCGGTCGGACGGCAACCGTCTCGTCATACTGA
- a CDS encoding LLM class oxidoreductase — protein sequence MIIAPSQAERVGPTAFGRGYASMFAPEKLSIGVYFPIEAFDGPEPAMLDQIQLAQQAERLGFSALWARDVPLNDPNFGDLGQLYDPFVWLATIAARTSSIALATGAVILPLHHPIDVAKAAASLDDLSGGRFVFGVASGDRPVEYPAYGRDPDLRGELFRDAFDYTEALLTKRFPFHASTHYGQLAGGGDLVPKPLSPRLPTLITGQSQQSLEWIAQRSDGWLTYPRDVVKQAQVASNWRDALERAGVGFKPIAQSLYVDLAEDPDAPPSPIHLGYRLGRRRLVDLFGDLRSIGVNHVALNLKFSRRPVADVLEEIGSEVVPHFSICGAQ from the coding sequence ATGATCATTGCCCCTTCGCAGGCCGAGCGCGTCGGCCCGACCGCTTTTGGCCGCGGCTATGCGTCCATGTTCGCGCCAGAGAAGCTGAGCATCGGCGTCTATTTTCCGATCGAGGCGTTCGATGGTCCGGAGCCGGCGATGCTCGATCAAATCCAGCTTGCTCAACAAGCGGAGCGCCTCGGCTTTTCTGCGCTTTGGGCGCGCGATGTGCCCCTGAATGACCCCAACTTCGGCGATCTCGGCCAGCTCTATGACCCCTTTGTCTGGCTGGCGACAATCGCGGCGCGTACCAGCAGCATCGCGCTTGCCACCGGTGCGGTCATCCTGCCGCTCCATCACCCGATCGACGTCGCGAAGGCCGCGGCATCGCTCGACGATCTGTCCGGCGGACGGTTCGTGTTTGGCGTCGCTTCGGGCGACCGCCCGGTCGAGTATCCGGCCTATGGTCGTGATCCGGACCTGCGCGGCGAGCTTTTCCGCGACGCGTTCGACTATACGGAAGCGCTGCTGACGAAGCGGTTCCCGTTCCACGCGTCAACGCATTACGGCCAGCTCGCGGGCGGCGGCGACCTGGTGCCAAAGCCGCTGTCGCCCCGGCTGCCCACCCTGATCACCGGCCAGAGCCAACAATCACTGGAATGGATTGCGCAGCGGAGCGACGGCTGGCTCACCTACCCGCGCGACGTGGTCAAGCAAGCGCAGGTCGCATCGAACTGGCGGGACGCGCTCGAGCGCGCCGGGGTTGGGTTCAAGCCAATCGCGCAGTCGCTTTATGTCGATCTTGCCGAGGATCCGGACGCGCCGCCAAGCCCCATCCATCTCGGTTATCGGCTCGGCCGGCGGCGGCTGGTCGATCTGTTCGGGGACCTGCGCTCGATCGGGGTCAACCACGTCGCGCTGAACCTTAAGTTCAGCCGGCGACCCGTCGCCGATGTTCTCGAAGAGATCGGAAGCGAAGTCGTTCCGCATTTCAGCATTTGCGGCGCGCAATGA
- a CDS encoding zinc-binding alcohol dehydrogenase family protein has translation MKAVGYKVPGPIDAEASLVDIDLPEPSPTGHDLLVEVKAISVNPVDYKVRRSTAPQDGEWKVLGYDAAGIVRAVGQDVSLFQPGDEVFYAGSITRSGTNAELHLVDERIVGRKPASLDWGEAAALPLTTLTAWEAFFDRLDVSKPVPGSAPAILIIGGAGGVGSVAVQIARQRTDLTVIATASRPETQDWIKALGAHHVVDHSMPLAPQIEALGIGAPAFVFSTTHTGEHVADIVELIAPQGRLCLIDDPAGFDVMSFKRKAVSIHHELMFTRSIYGTPDMAEQGRILNEASALVDAGKLRTTLTERLSPINAVNLKHIHALLESGKARGKIVVEGF, from the coding sequence ATGAAAGCTGTTGGATACAAAGTTCCCGGGCCGATTGATGCTGAGGCATCGCTGGTCGATATAGATCTTCCCGAGCCATCGCCCACCGGCCACGACCTGCTGGTGGAGGTGAAGGCGATTTCGGTGAACCCGGTCGATTACAAGGTTCGCCGCAGCACGGCGCCACAAGACGGCGAGTGGAAGGTGCTGGGCTATGACGCTGCCGGCATCGTGCGTGCCGTGGGCCAGGACGTGAGCCTGTTCCAGCCGGGCGACGAGGTCTTCTATGCCGGATCGATTACGCGCTCGGGCACCAATGCCGAGTTGCATCTGGTCGATGAGCGGATCGTCGGCAGGAAGCCGGCCTCGCTCGATTGGGGCGAGGCCGCCGCGCTACCGCTGACGACGCTGACGGCTTGGGAAGCGTTTTTCGACCGTCTCGACGTGTCCAAGCCGGTGCCGGGGTCGGCGCCGGCCATCCTGATCATCGGCGGTGCCGGTGGCGTCGGATCGGTCGCAGTGCAGATCGCCCGTCAGCGCACCGACCTGACGGTCATTGCGACCGCTTCGCGCCCCGAGACGCAGGACTGGATCAAGGCGCTGGGCGCGCATCACGTCGTCGATCACTCGATGCCGCTGGCTCCGCAGATCGAGGCGCTCGGCATCGGTGCGCCGGCGTTCGTCTTTTCGACGACCCATACGGGCGAGCATGTCGCCGACATCGTCGAACTGATCGCGCCGCAGGGCCGGCTTTGCCTGATCGACGATCCGGCGGGCTTCGACGTCATGTCGTTCAAGCGCAAGGCGGTGTCGATCCACCATGAGCTGATGTTCACGCGGTCGATCTATGGCACGCCCGACATGGCCGAGCAGGGCCGCATCCTGAACGAGGCGAGCGCACTGGTCGATGCGGGCAAGCTGCGCACCACGCTGACCGAGCGCCTGTCGCCGATCAATGCCGTCAATCTCAAGCACATTCACGCGCTGCTCGAGAGCGGCAAGGCGCGAGGCAAGATTGTCGTCGAGGGCTTCTGA
- a CDS encoding TrbC/VirB2 family protein: protein MQSVLKYSGRAELAVLALIALALALFMFAGPAFAGADTTFDTALTKFTDFLEGSGGKIITVLSLAGGIVALASGRFSMGQIAIPVGVGVGAGTGIPIVTSTVTATI, encoded by the coding sequence ATGCAGTCTGTCCTCAAGTACAGCGGTCGTGCGGAGCTGGCGGTCCTCGCCCTCATTGCACTCGCGCTCGCTCTGTTCATGTTTGCCGGTCCCGCGTTCGCCGGGGCCGACACGACCTTCGACACCGCGCTGACGAAGTTTACCGACTTCCTCGAGGGATCGGGCGGCAAGATCATCACTGTCCTGTCGCTCGCCGGCGGCATCGTCGCGCTCGCGTCGGGGCGCTTCTCGATGGGCCAGATCGCGATCCCCGTCGGCGTCGGCGTCGGCGCGGGCACCGGCATTCCGATCGTCACCTCCACCGTCACGGCGACGATCTGA
- a CDS encoding XRE family transcriptional regulator, whose translation MSSLARIEVQEDGCSSTNSRHRDFIPLILEAMAEQNVGQRKLALKSGISKTRLGLLLHSDPGKRATMSLIEFQQILDSLGINIVQAIIAVETFQDQALFHDERFSTSLAMLTELFKGLPGMLVSALDEIEGMDGTEVRKEWAGPLRQAVIEKLVKEVTAVMARREHLTQISNLGL comes from the coding sequence TTGTCATCCCTTGCCAGAATCGAGGTCCAAGAGGACGGCTGTAGTTCCACTAACAGCCGGCACCGGGACTTCATCCCGCTGATCCTGGAGGCGATGGCCGAACAAAACGTCGGTCAGCGCAAGCTGGCGCTCAAGTCTGGCATCAGCAAGACGCGGCTCGGGCTTCTGCTCCACAGCGATCCGGGCAAGCGGGCGACCATGTCGCTAATCGAATTCCAGCAGATCCTCGACTCTCTCGGCATCAACATCGTTCAGGCGATCATCGCGGTTGAAACGTTCCAGGACCAAGCCCTATTCCATGACGAGCGTTTCTCCACGTCGCTCGCGATGCTCACCGAGTTGTTCAAAGGCCTTCCCGGAATGCTCGTGTCCGCCCTCGACGAGATCGAAGGTATGGACGGAACGGAGGTCCGCAAGGAGTGGGCCGGCCCATTGCGACAGGCCGTCATCGAGAAGCTGGTAAAGGAGGTGACGGCGGTAATGGCGCGGCGCGAGCACCTCACCCAGATTTCCAACCTCGGTCTGTAG
- a CDS encoding TraB/VirB10 family protein, translating into MALADFLKRKRPPLDGAGEDGVSPVSSDLTANESVRKKQRLLLAGVAGVGLVASSFWIFGDDGSESGPTGDEAAKVEVSTKDMVNKNLNQQEWMALSENQMQSVENQLKSVNGQQQRVDQLAQQIELLKGQNQAMQADGARVLSAYQQENDQLRREVATSRAAPPPPPGPAAMYGPGGTQSYQRPDAAPGARALPISTGAEVKMVSFQTADSGTATRVAKGTTTYSDSINYLPPNSFASAKVIVGVDASAGVNSQTDPLPVVLRVTGPARSVYQNGRLLTTKIEGCLINGAARGDLSSEKVYVKLQKMTCPQPGGRYAVSEVKGFIAFGGKTGVRGRVVSREGSLAMQAFLAGLVSGGGNALNTAFNQPLATITDNGEGGLNRTPNFGSVGLRALGGGAAESGKDVSKYLIERAEQYQPVIEMPTGIDVEIVFLEGVYVRN; encoded by the coding sequence ATGGCCTTGGCCGATTTTCTCAAGCGCAAGCGCCCGCCGTTGGACGGCGCGGGCGAGGACGGGGTCTCCCCGGTCTCGAGCGATCTCACCGCGAACGAAAGCGTGCGCAAAAAGCAGCGGCTGCTGCTCGCCGGCGTCGCCGGGGTCGGACTAGTCGCTTCGTCATTCTGGATCTTCGGAGATGATGGCAGCGAGTCCGGGCCGACGGGGGATGAGGCTGCCAAGGTCGAAGTGTCGACCAAGGACATGGTCAACAAGAACCTCAATCAACAGGAGTGGATGGCGCTCTCCGAAAACCAGATGCAGTCGGTCGAAAACCAGCTGAAATCTGTCAACGGGCAGCAGCAGCGCGTGGACCAGCTCGCTCAGCAGATCGAACTTCTCAAGGGCCAGAACCAGGCAATGCAGGCCGATGGCGCGCGGGTGCTGTCGGCGTACCAGCAGGAAAACGATCAGCTCCGCCGCGAGGTGGCGACCAGCCGAGCAGCGCCGCCCCCACCGCCGGGTCCGGCCGCGATGTACGGGCCTGGGGGCACCCAGTCTTACCAGCGGCCCGACGCGGCGCCGGGCGCGCGAGCGCTTCCGATCAGCACCGGTGCGGAGGTCAAGATGGTCAGCTTCCAGACCGCTGACAGTGGGACCGCGACCCGGGTTGCCAAAGGAACCACCACCTATAGCGACAGCATCAATTATCTGCCGCCGAACAGTTTCGCGAGCGCCAAGGTCATCGTCGGCGTCGACGCGAGCGCCGGGGTTAACAGCCAGACCGATCCGCTGCCGGTGGTGCTTCGCGTCACCGGGCCGGCCCGATCGGTTTACCAGAATGGCCGACTGCTCACGACCAAGATCGAAGGCTGCCTGATCAACGGCGCGGCGCGCGGGGATCTCTCCAGCGAGAAGGTCTACGTCAAGCTCCAGAAGATGACCTGTCCGCAGCCGGGCGGCCGCTACGCTGTATCGGAGGTCAAGGGCTTCATCGCCTTCGGCGGAAAGACCGGTGTACGTGGCCGCGTGGTGAGCCGCGAAGGATCGCTCGCGATGCAGGCGTTCCTGGCTGGCCTGGTCAGTGGCGGCGGTAACGCACTCAACACCGCTTTTAATCAGCCGCTCGCCACCATCACAGACAATGGGGAAGGGGGCCTCAACCGGACCCCCAATTTCGGCAGTGTCGGCTTGCGCGCACTCGGTGGAGGCGCCGCCGAGTCCGGCAAGGACGTCTCGAAATATCTGATCGAGCGCGCCGAGCAATATCAGCCTGTGATCGAAATGCCGACCGGCATCGACGTTGAAATCGTCTTCCTGGAGGGTGTGTATGTCCGCAATTGA
- a CDS encoding ATP-NAD kinase family protein produces the protein MSGPEVGLVINPVAGMGGRVGLKGTDGLNILQEARRRCARPAAQDRALAALARLREISGLRILTAAGEMGEAAARSTGFDVTVIHHADQEQTSATDTANAAAIMADRGVSLILFVGGDGTARDVLSATCDRVPLLGVPAGVKMHSAVFGTTPANAGHLAALFLARHPSARLRDAEVMDLDEDAIRAGRVSAHLYGYARSPYERRLVQNAKAGSVPGENEALDAVARQVAAQMRPDHLYILGPGTTTRRVADALGIPSTLLGVDAVLNGEVIGLDLDEQALLRAMEGRETEIIVGVLGGQGSLFGRGNQQISAEVIRRVGRHRIQVISTVQKLIALSTGALQVDTGDPEMDAMLTGHLLVLTGPGRTTLVRVQA, from the coding sequence ATGTCTGGGCCCGAAGTTGGTCTTGTCATCAACCCAGTCGCAGGGATGGGCGGGCGAGTTGGTCTGAAGGGTACGGATGGACTCAACATCCTTCAAGAAGCACGACGACGCTGCGCGAGACCCGCAGCACAGGATCGCGCGCTTGCAGCGCTCGCGCGTCTAAGGGAGATATCAGGACTGCGCATCCTGACTGCCGCAGGTGAAATGGGCGAAGCAGCGGCGCGCTCTACCGGGTTTGATGTCACGGTGATCCACCACGCGGATCAGGAACAGACAAGCGCGACCGACACCGCCAATGCCGCAGCGATAATGGCAGATCGTGGTGTCAGCCTGATCCTGTTCGTCGGCGGCGATGGCACCGCGCGCGATGTGCTCAGCGCAACCTGTGATCGCGTGCCGCTGCTTGGCGTACCGGCAGGCGTGAAGATGCACTCCGCGGTGTTCGGCACGACGCCGGCCAATGCCGGGCATCTCGCGGCACTGTTCCTTGCCCGCCACCCAAGCGCGCGACTGCGCGACGCAGAGGTGATGGACCTCGACGAGGACGCGATCCGAGCCGGCCGGGTATCGGCGCATCTCTATGGCTATGCGCGCAGCCCATATGAGCGCCGCCTCGTTCAGAATGCCAAGGCCGGCTCCGTGCCTGGCGAGAATGAGGCGCTCGACGCGGTGGCCCGGCAAGTGGCAGCACAAATGCGGCCCGACCATCTCTATATCCTGGGTCCGGGCACCACCACGCGTCGCGTCGCGGACGCGCTGGGCATCCCCTCGACACTGCTCGGCGTCGATGCCGTCCTGAACGGCGAGGTGATCGGCCTCGATCTCGACGAGCAGGCGCTGCTGCGCGCGATGGAAGGGCGCGAGACCGAGATCATCGTCGGGGTGCTCGGTGGCCAGGGCAGCCTGTTTGGACGCGGCAATCAGCAAATCAGCGCGGAAGTGATCAGGCGCGTCGGGAGGCATCGGATCCAAGTGATCTCGACCGTCCAGAAGTTGATCGCCTTGTCCACCGGCGCGCTGCAGGTCGACACCGGTGATCCGGAGATGGACGCGATGCTTACGGGTCACCTTCTCGTTCTCACCGGCCCCGGCCGCACCACGCTCGTTCGAGTTCAAGCCTGA
- a CDS encoding LysR family transcriptional regulator: protein MDVNDLNLFVRIAQLQSISAAARDLSITPAGASARLAALERKLGARLLHRTTRQATLTEDGLAFLPHAEHVVNAAEAARAALGREQAAPRGTLRVAAPASFARMHIVPGLRDFCSQYPDLALDMRISDSVVDLVEGAFDVAVRYAELSDSSFVARRLAPDKRVLVASPEYIERHGRPNTPDDLAEHACLVVGTLDLWTFRGKGGERIQHRVTPTVRINDGGAVRDAACAGLGIALMATWCAADELRSGALVPALPEYPLVSTQTLWALYPSSRELAPKVRIFMDWLVNRFGGQPYWDRGLEGILENSE from the coding sequence ATGGACGTGAACGACCTGAACCTCTTCGTGCGCATCGCTCAGCTCCAGAGCATCAGCGCAGCGGCCCGCGATTTGAGCATTACGCCGGCGGGGGCGAGCGCCAGACTGGCGGCGCTCGAGAGAAAACTTGGAGCTCGGCTTCTTCACCGCACAACGCGGCAGGCGACCTTGACTGAGGATGGCCTTGCGTTCCTGCCGCATGCAGAGCACGTCGTGAACGCAGCAGAGGCTGCTCGCGCCGCGCTCGGACGGGAGCAAGCCGCACCGCGTGGTACCCTGAGGGTGGCGGCTCCAGCATCCTTCGCGCGCATGCACATTGTGCCAGGTTTGCGCGACTTCTGCAGTCAATATCCCGATTTGGCGCTCGACATGCGCATCTCGGACAGCGTTGTCGATCTCGTCGAAGGTGCCTTCGATGTGGCGGTGCGCTATGCAGAACTCAGTGACTCGTCCTTCGTCGCGCGGCGGCTCGCTCCAGATAAACGGGTGCTCGTCGCATCGCCGGAATATATAGAGCGCCACGGGCGTCCGAACACGCCCGACGACCTCGCAGAACACGCCTGCCTCGTTGTCGGCACGCTCGATCTCTGGACCTTCCGAGGAAAAGGGGGAGAGCGGATTCAGCACCGCGTGACCCCAACTGTGCGGATCAATGACGGCGGTGCCGTGAGAGATGCGGCCTGTGCGGGGCTCGGTATCGCTCTTATGGCCACCTGGTGCGCGGCCGACGAGCTTCGATCTGGCGCCCTAGTACCAGCCCTTCCCGAGTACCCGCTCGTCTCGACACAGACGCTTTGGGCGCTGTACCCGAGTTCGCGTGAACTGGCACCAAAGGTGAGGATCTTCATGGACTGGCTCGTCAACAGATTTGGTGGACAACCCTATTGGGATCGAGGTTTGGAGGGCATCCTGGAGAACAGTGAATGA
- a CDS encoding zinc-dependent alcohol dehydrogenase family protein — translation MTKTMKAAVLTRFGGPDSFELRDVAVPEVGPRQVRVRVHATAVNPLDYQIRRGDYTNYVPLPAIIGHDISGVIEELGSDVHEFAVGDEVYYTPKIFGGAGSYAEQHVADVELVGRKPKNLTHLEAASLTLVGGTVWEAFVQRAQLQAGETILIHGGAGGVGTIAVQVAKALGARVITTALARDHDFVRSLGADEAIDFTAEDYVEAVARLTDGAGVNVIFDTIGGDTLTRSPLALADAGRVVSLVDIAQPQNLIEAWGKNAAYHFVFTRQNRGKLDALTDLVERGLVKPVIGATLPLARMGEAHELLENGSARGLRGKVVIDVSGEAGA, via the coding sequence ATGACCAAGACCATGAAGGCAGCTGTCCTCACCCGCTTTGGCGGCCCGGACTCGTTCGAGCTCCGCGATGTCGCCGTGCCGGAAGTCGGCCCGCGCCAGGTGCGGGTGCGAGTGCACGCCACCGCCGTCAATCCGCTCGATTACCAGATTCGCCGCGGCGACTATACAAACTATGTCCCGTTGCCCGCGATCATCGGCCATGACATCTCCGGCGTGATCGAAGAGCTTGGCTCGGACGTTCACGAGTTCGCGGTGGGCGATGAAGTATATTACACACCAAAGATCTTCGGTGGCGCGGGCTCCTATGCCGAGCAGCATGTCGCCGATGTTGAGCTGGTCGGCCGCAAGCCCAAGAATCTCACCCACCTTGAGGCGGCGAGCCTGACGCTGGTCGGCGGCACGGTCTGGGAAGCGTTCGTCCAGCGCGCGCAACTGCAGGCTGGGGAAACGATCCTGATACACGGCGGCGCGGGCGGCGTCGGTACGATCGCCGTCCAGGTGGCCAAGGCGCTCGGTGCGCGGGTGATCACGACGGCGCTTGCTCGCGATCACGATTTCGTGCGCTCGCTCGGCGCGGACGAGGCGATCGACTTTACCGCGGAGGACTATGTGGAAGCGGTTGCCCGGTTGACCGACGGTGCGGGCGTGAACGTCATCTTTGATACGATCGGCGGCGACACGCTCACGCGAAGCCCGCTTGCCCTAGCCGATGCCGGACGTGTGGTCAGCCTGGTCGATATCGCGCAGCCGCAGAACCTGATCGAGGCCTGGGGCAAGAACGCGGCTTATCACTTCGTGTTCACTCGCCAGAACCGCGGCAAGCTCGACGCGCTCACTGACCTTGTCGAGCGCGGCTTGGTCAAGCCCGTGATCGGCGCCACCCTGCCGCTCGCGCGCATGGGCGAAGCGCATGAGCTGCTGGAAAACGGCTCGGCGCGAGGCCTGCGCGGTAAGGTCGTGATCGACGTGTCTGGTGAAGCGGGCGCCTAG
- a CDS encoding type-F conjugative transfer system secretin TraK: protein MMSVFAFGSAVTGAAFLSRYYCILSRAIGASLVAFALLLIAEPAWADQTVMASDGSQVDCAASAKDLTRISLVEDEFASVSKISTGNSQDDFSVVNEPVRGDIYLSVPEGFGRQALSFFATSKRGYVYKFVCRIAGEQAVQVFISNPAIAKDKAGEAAPQVAEASPQDGAVELVQAMYSNHVVDGYEMRQRALRPVYVGNLKVQMIAEYRGTELIGRVLRIENKSAAPITLTESTVAPSSALAVSIAEPKLDPGKVTTAYLVLQNGRQ, encoded by the coding sequence ATGATGTCGGTCTTTGCCTTCGGTAGCGCCGTAACCGGCGCAGCCTTCCTCAGCCGCTATTATTGCATCTTGAGCCGGGCGATCGGCGCCTCGCTGGTGGCTTTCGCCTTGCTGCTGATCGCTGAGCCTGCTTGGGCGGATCAGACCGTCATGGCGTCCGATGGTAGCCAAGTCGATTGCGCCGCCTCCGCCAAGGACCTGACGCGGATCAGCCTGGTCGAAGACGAGTTCGCTTCCGTCTCGAAGATCTCGACGGGCAATTCGCAGGATGATTTCTCCGTCGTCAACGAGCCCGTGCGCGGCGATATCTATTTGTCGGTGCCCGAGGGTTTCGGTCGCCAAGCGCTATCGTTCTTCGCGACCAGCAAGCGGGGTTACGTCTACAAATTCGTGTGCCGCATCGCCGGCGAACAGGCAGTCCAGGTGTTCATCTCGAACCCGGCGATTGCCAAGGACAAAGCGGGCGAGGCAGCGCCGCAGGTGGCGGAGGCGAGCCCGCAGGACGGTGCCGTCGAGCTCGTACAGGCGATGTACTCGAACCACGTTGTCGATGGGTACGAGATGCGCCAGCGTGCGCTCCGCCCGGTTTATGTCGGCAACCTCAAGGTCCAGATGATCGCGGAATATCGCGGCACCGAGCTCATCGGCCGCGTGCTGCGCATCGAGAATAAGAGCGCGGCACCGATCACCTTGACCGAGAGCACGGTGGCGCCAAGCAGTGCACTCGCCGTCTCCATCGCCGAGCCCAAGCTCGACCCAGGGAAGGTCACCACGGCCTATCTCGTCCTGCAAAACGGGAGGCAATGA
- a CDS encoding type IV conjugative transfer system protein TraE, with product MEISHTHAQSQRVLRQRNLLVVVASALGAFTAILLLITATRDREVILQPVLGSALTVSSAGASREYLELITRDTAVLTLDRSPANLEYWMKSVLDITAPSAQGKIRADLMKVVNEQRGSSIAQFFTIQTMEIDPKNLWSTVTGDLHTIVGNKVVSKERRTFRFDWQYSGLSLKLVGFGMVTTGKEKDQ from the coding sequence ATGGAGATCTCCCACACACACGCGCAGAGCCAGCGCGTCCTGCGGCAGCGGAACCTGCTGGTGGTGGTCGCATCAGCGCTTGGCGCTTTCACAGCAATCCTGCTTCTGATCACCGCGACCCGCGATCGGGAGGTGATCCTGCAGCCAGTGCTTGGCTCCGCGCTGACGGTAAGCAGTGCCGGCGCGTCGCGCGAATATCTGGAGCTCATCACGCGCGACACCGCCGTGCTTACGCTCGATCGCAGCCCCGCCAATCTCGAATATTGGATGAAGTCGGTTCTCGATATCACCGCGCCCAGTGCGCAGGGGAAGATCCGCGCCGACCTGATGAAGGTAGTGAATGAGCAGCGCGGCTCATCGATCGCGCAGTTTTTCACGATCCAGACGATGGAAATCGACCCGAAGAATCTGTGGTCCACGGTCACCGGCGACCTCCACACGATCGTCGGCAACAAGGTCGTGTCCAAGGAGCGACGGACCTTCCGCTTCGATTGGCAATATTCCGGACTGTCCCTGAAGCTCGTGGGCTTTGGAATGGTGACAACCGGCAAGGAAAAGGATCAATGA